The proteins below are encoded in one region of Pseudomonas putida S13.1.2:
- the flhA gene encoding flagellar biosynthesis protein FlhA: MDRTQLISNARNNLAGLGRGNLGVPLLLLVMLAMMMLPIPPFLLDVFFTFNIALSIVVLLVCVYALRPLDFAAFPTILLVATLLRLALNVASTRVVMLHGQEGHGAAGKVIQAFGEVVIGGNYVVGGVVFAILMIINFVVVTKGAGRISEVSARFTLDAMPGKQMAIDADLNAGLIDQAQAKHRRAEVAQEAEFYGSMDGASKFVRGDAIAGLLILFINLIGGMLIGMLQHGMTFGDAGKVYALLTIGDGLVAQLPSLLLSTAAAIMVTRASGSEDMGKLINRQMFDSPKALAVSGALMIVMGLVPGMPHVAFLSLGLLACGGAYLVWKKQHKAKLDAQQEAQRQQDLLPSPQRALDTKELGWDDVTPIDMIGLEVGYRLIPLVDRNQGGQLLARIKGVRKKLSQDLGFLMPTVHIRDNLDLQPSAYRLTLMGVILAEAEIYPDRELAINPGQVFGTLNGIAARDPAFGLEAVWIDVGQRSQAQSLGYTVVDASTVVATHLNQILQKHCHELIGHEEVQQLLQVLSKASPKLAEELVPGVISLSGLLKVLQALLSEQVPVRDIRSIAEAIANNAGKSQDTAALVAAVRVGLCRAIVQSIVGVESELPVITLEPRLEQILLNSLQRAGQGQEDGVLLEPSMAEKLQRSLIEAAQRQEMQGQPAILLVAGPIRAMLSRFGRLAVPNLHVLAYQEIPDNKQVTIVATVGPNG; the protein is encoded by the coding sequence GTGGATCGCACTCAGTTAATCAGCAACGCCCGCAACAACCTGGCCGGCCTCGGCCGGGGCAACCTGGGCGTGCCGCTGCTGCTGCTGGTGATGTTGGCAATGATGATGTTGCCGATACCGCCGTTCCTGCTCGACGTGTTCTTCACCTTCAACATCGCCCTGTCGATCGTGGTGCTGCTGGTCTGTGTGTACGCCCTGCGCCCGCTGGACTTTGCCGCCTTCCCCACCATCCTGCTGGTGGCCACGCTGCTGCGCCTGGCCCTGAACGTGGCGTCCACCCGCGTGGTCATGCTGCATGGCCAGGAGGGCCACGGCGCTGCCGGCAAGGTGATCCAGGCCTTCGGCGAGGTGGTGATCGGCGGCAACTACGTGGTCGGTGGCGTGGTGTTTGCCATCCTCATGATCATCAACTTCGTGGTGGTGACCAAGGGTGCCGGGCGTATTTCGGAGGTGAGCGCGCGTTTCACTCTCGATGCCATGCCCGGCAAGCAGATGGCCATCGACGCCGACCTCAACGCCGGCCTGATCGACCAGGCCCAGGCCAAGCACCGCCGTGCCGAGGTGGCGCAAGAGGCCGAGTTCTACGGCTCGATGGACGGTGCCAGCAAGTTCGTGCGCGGTGACGCCATCGCCGGCCTGCTGATCCTGTTCATCAACCTTATCGGTGGCATGCTGATCGGCATGCTGCAACACGGCATGACCTTCGGCGATGCCGGCAAGGTGTATGCCTTGCTGACCATCGGTGACGGTTTGGTGGCGCAATTGCCATCACTGCTGCTGTCCACCGCCGCCGCGATCATGGTTACCCGCGCCTCGGGCTCCGAGGACATGGGCAAGCTGATCAACCGGCAGATGTTCGATTCGCCCAAGGCCCTGGCGGTGTCCGGCGCGCTGATGATCGTGATGGGGCTGGTGCCGGGCATGCCCCACGTGGCCTTCCTCAGCCTTGGCCTGCTGGCCTGTGGCGGCGCCTACCTGGTGTGGAAGAAGCAGCACAAGGCCAAGCTGGACGCGCAGCAGGAGGCGCAGCGCCAGCAAGACCTGCTGCCCTCGCCGCAGCGCGCGCTTGATACCAAGGAGCTGGGCTGGGACGACGTGACGCCCATCGACATGATCGGCCTGGAAGTCGGCTACCGGCTGATCCCGCTGGTCGATCGCAACCAGGGCGGCCAGTTGCTGGCGCGGATCAAGGGGGTGCGCAAGAAGCTGTCCCAGGACCTGGGTTTCCTCATGCCCACCGTGCACATTCGCGATAACCTCGACCTGCAGCCCAGCGCCTATCGCCTGACCCTGATGGGGGTGATCCTGGCAGAAGCGGAGATTTACCCGGACCGGGAGCTGGCGATCAACCCCGGGCAAGTGTTCGGCACCCTGAACGGGATTGCCGCGCGTGACCCGGCGTTTGGCCTGGAGGCTGTGTGGATCGACGTCGGCCAGCGGTCCCAGGCGCAGTCGCTGGGCTACACCGTGGTCGACGCAAGCACCGTGGTGGCTACCCACCTCAACCAGATCCTGCAGAAGCACTGCCATGAGCTGATTGGCCACGAAGAGGTTCAGCAACTGTTGCAGGTACTGTCCAAGGCATCGCCTAAACTGGCAGAAGAGCTGGTGCCGGGTGTCATTTCCTTGTCGGGCCTGCTCAAGGTGCTGCAAGCGCTGTTGTCGGAACAGGTGCCGGTGCGTGATATTCGCAGTATTGCCGAAGCCATCGCGAACAACGCCGGCAAGAGTCAAGATACCGCCGCGCTGGTGGCGGCGGTGCGCGTCGGATTGTGTCGCGCCATCGTGCAAAGCATTGTCGGCGTTGAGTCGGAGCTGCCAGTGATTACCTTGGAGCCAAGGTTGGAACAGATTTTGCTCAATAGTCTGCAAAGGGCCGGGCAAGGTCAGGAAGATGGTGTTCTTCTGGAGCCGAGCATGGCCGAGAAGCTGCAACGTTCGCTGATCGAAGCGGCCCAGCGCCAGGAAATGCAGGGCCAGCCGGCCATCCTGCTGGTCGCCGGCCCGATCCGCGCCATGCTGTCGCGTTTCGGCCGCCTGGCTGTACCGAATTTGCATGTTCTGGCGTATCAGGAAATACCGGACAACAAGCAAGTCACCATCGTTGCCACCGTGGGCCCTAACGGCTGA
- the flhF gene encoding flagellar biosynthesis protein FlhF, with protein sequence MQVKRFFAADMRQAMKLVRDELGADAAIIGNRRIAGGVELTAALDYKLSALAPRVPNAELEEELRKTHTRIATAQAELDHRQDSSDNNRQLFAGQSLTAAEPLIEPHVDAPEAAAAPAAAPVDPRLFDAMRSELSGLRELLEVQLGSLAWTQLQGSKPQQANLWRRLQRIGLSGPIARELLDLTTEIEEPRQAWRMLLAHLARMIDIPEIEPIEEGGVIAMVGPAGMGKTTTLAKLAARYVLKYGAQNLALVSMDSFRIGAQEQLKTLGRILNVPVTYVDPGQSLAAALEPLLRKRVVLIDTAGLQASDPALRMQLETLAGRGIAAKNYLVLATTSQKQVLTAAYHSYKRCGLAGCILTKLDETASLGDVLSLAISHELPVAYLTDGPRIPDDLHLPRGHQLVSRAVNVQQQDEPSEEAMADMFADLYHNPRRAG encoded by the coding sequence ATGCAAGTTAAGCGATTTTTCGCCGCCGATATGCGTCAGGCCATGAAACTGGTCCGTGACGAGCTGGGCGCCGATGCCGCGATCATTGGCAACCGCCGTATTGCCGGTGGTGTCGAACTGACGGCCGCGCTGGACTACAAGCTGTCCGCCCTGGCCCCGCGTGTGCCCAACGCCGAGCTGGAAGAAGAGCTGCGCAAGACCCATACGCGCATCGCCACTGCCCAGGCCGAGCTGGACCACCGCCAGGACAGCAGCGACAACAACCGCCAATTGTTTGCCGGGCAGTCGCTGACGGCCGCCGAGCCGTTGATCGAGCCGCACGTCGATGCCCCTGAGGCTGCCGCTGCCCCTGCTGCGGCGCCGGTCGACCCGCGCCTGTTCGATGCCATGCGCTCCGAGCTGTCGGGCCTGCGCGAGCTGCTGGAAGTGCAGCTCGGTTCGCTGGCCTGGACCCAGCTGCAGGGCAGCAAGCCACAGCAGGCCAACCTCTGGCGCCGCTTGCAGCGCATCGGCCTGTCCGGGCCGATCGCCCGTGAGTTGCTGGACCTGACCACCGAGATCGAAGAGCCTCGCCAGGCTTGGCGCATGCTGCTGGCGCACCTGGCGCGGATGATCGACATTCCTGAAATCGAGCCGATCGAAGAGGGTGGGGTGATTGCCATGGTTGGCCCGGCCGGCATGGGCAAGACCACCACCCTGGCCAAGCTGGCGGCCCGCTACGTGCTCAAGTACGGCGCGCAGAACCTGGCGCTGGTGAGCATGGACAGCTTCCGTATCGGCGCCCAGGAGCAGCTCAAGACCTTGGGCCGCATCCTCAACGTGCCAGTGACCTACGTCGACCCGGGGCAGTCGCTGGCTGCGGCGCTGGAACCGCTGTTGCGCAAGCGCGTCGTGCTGATCGATACCGCCGGCCTGCAGGCCAGCGATCCGGCCCTGCGCATGCAGCTGGAAACCCTGGCCGGGCGTGGCATTGCCGCGAAGAATTACCTGGTGCTGGCCACCACCAGCCAAAAGCAGGTACTGACCGCCGCCTACCACAGCTACAAGCGCTGTGGCCTGGCCGGTTGTATCCTGACCAAGCTGGATGAAACGGCAAGCCTTGGCGATGTGTTGAGCCTTGCCATCAGTCATGAACTGCCCGTGGCCTATCTGACCGATGGCCCGCGCATCCCGGACGACCTGCACCTGCCGCGCGGCCACCAGCTGGTTTCCCGTGCGGTCAATGTGCAGCAGCAGGACGAGCCCAGCGAAGAGGCCATGGCCGACATGTTCGCTGATCTCTATCACAACCCCCGGCGGGCGGGTTGA
- the fleN gene encoding flagellar synthesis regulator FleN, with product MGSMHPVQVIAVTGGKGGVGKTNVSVNLSLALAELGRRVMLLDADLGLANVDVLLGLTPKRTLADVIEGRCELRDVMLQGPGGVRIVPAASGTQSMVHLAPAQHAGLIQAFSEVGDNLDVLVIDTAAGIGESVVSFVRAAQEVLLVVCDEPTSITDAYALIKLLNRDYGMNRFRVLANMAQSPQEGRNLFAKLTKVTDRFLDVALQYVGAVPYDECVRKAVQKQRAVYEAFPRSKCALAFKAIAQKVDSWPLPANPRGHLEFFVERLVQPTSAGPVL from the coding sequence ATGGGTAGCATGCATCCCGTACAGGTGATCGCCGTGACCGGTGGCAAAGGTGGCGTCGGCAAGACTAACGTTTCAGTGAACTTGTCCCTGGCGCTGGCCGAACTCGGCCGCAGGGTCATGCTGCTTGACGCGGACCTGGGCCTGGCCAACGTCGACGTTTTGCTGGGCCTTACCCCCAAACGTACCCTGGCTGATGTCATCGAAGGGCGCTGCGAGCTGCGTGACGTGATGTTGCAAGGCCCTGGCGGCGTGCGCATCGTCCCCGCGGCCTCGGGCACCCAGAGCATGGTGCACCTGGCCCCGGCCCAGCATGCCGGGCTGATCCAGGCGTTCAGTGAAGTGGGTGACAACCTCGACGTACTGGTGATCGACACTGCGGCGGGGATTGGTGAGTCGGTGGTCAGCTTCGTTCGCGCCGCCCAGGAAGTCCTGCTGGTGGTCTGCGACGAGCCCACCTCGATCACCGATGCCTACGCCCTGATCAAACTGCTCAACCGCGACTACGGGATGAATCGTTTCCGCGTGCTGGCCAACATGGCGCAAAGCCCGCAGGAAGGGCGCAACCTGTTCGCCAAGCTGACCAAGGTCACCGACCGCTTCCTCGACGTGGCCCTGCAGTACGTGGGCGCGGTGCCGTACGACGAGTGTGTGCGCAAGGCGGTGCAGAAGCAGCGCGCCGTCTACGAAGCCTTCCCGCGTTCCAAGTGCGCGCTGGCCTTCAAGGCGATTGCCCAGAAGGTTGACAGCTGGCCGCTGCCAGCCAATCCGCGCGGCCACCTGGAATTCTTTGTCGAGCGCCTGGTGCAACCCACCAGCGCGGGACCCGTGCTATGA
- the fliA gene encoding RNA polymerase sigma factor FliA, with product MNASGFKMYSRAAKDAQYELIERYAPLVKRIAYHLLARLPANVQVEDLIQAGMIGLLEVANKYDASKGASFETYAGIRIRGAMLDEVRKGDWAPRSVHRNTRMVSDAMRAVEARTGRDAKDHEVAAELQLSLDDYYGILNDTLGSRLFSFDDLLQDGEHEGLHEDGASGHVEPARGLEDERFQAALTEAIANLPERERLVLALYYDEELNLKEIGEVLGVSESRVSQLHSQCAARLRSRLGEWRAR from the coding sequence ATGAATGCCAGCGGCTTCAAGATGTACAGCCGGGCAGCGAAAGACGCCCAGTACGAGCTGATCGAACGCTACGCCCCGCTGGTCAAGCGCATTGCCTACCACCTGTTGGCGCGGTTGCCGGCCAACGTGCAGGTCGAGGACCTGATCCAGGCCGGCATGATCGGCCTGCTTGAAGTGGCCAACAAGTATGACGCCAGCAAAGGCGCCAGCTTTGAAACCTATGCCGGCATCCGCATCCGCGGGGCCATGCTGGACGAGGTGCGCAAGGGCGACTGGGCACCGCGTTCGGTGCACCGCAACACCCGCATGGTCAGTGACGCGATGCGTGCCGTTGAAGCCAGAACCGGCCGAGACGCTAAAGATCATGAAGTTGCTGCCGAACTCCAATTGAGTCTCGATGATTACTACGGGATCTTGAACGATACCCTGGGCAGCCGCCTGTTCAGCTTTGACGACCTGTTGCAGGACGGCGAGCACGAAGGGCTGCACGAGGACGGCGCCAGTGGCCATGTCGAACCTGCGCGTGGCCTGGAGGACGAGCGCTTCCAGGCTGCCCTGACCGAGGCCATTGCCAACCTGCCGGAGCGTGAGCGCCTGGTGCTGGCGCTGTACTACGACGAAGAGCTGAACCTCAAGGAAATCGGCGAGGTGCTTGGGGTCAGCGAGTCGCGGGTCAGCCAGCTGCACAGCCAGTGTGCCGCTCGGTTGCGCAGCCGCCTGGGGGAATGGCGGGCACGTTGA
- a CDS encoding chemotaxis response regulator CheY → MKILIVDDFSTMRRIIKNLLRDLGFTNTEEADDGTTALPMLQRGAYDFLVTDWNMPGMSGIDLLRKVRADEQLKHLPVLMVTAEAKRDQIIEAAQAGVNGYVVKPFTAQVLKEKIEKIFERVNG, encoded by the coding sequence ATGAAAATCCTCATCGTTGACGACTTTTCGACGATGCGGCGGATCATCAAGAACCTGTTGCGTGACCTGGGCTTCACCAACACCGAAGAAGCCGACGATGGCACCACGGCGCTGCCGATGCTGCAAAGGGGCGCCTACGACTTCCTGGTAACCGACTGGAACATGCCCGGCATGTCCGGCATCGACTTGCTGCGCAAAGTGCGTGCCGACGAGCAACTGAAGCACTTGCCTGTGCTTATGGTGACCGCTGAGGCCAAGCGCGACCAGATCATCGAAGCGGCCCAGGCCGGCGTCAATGGCTATGTCGTCAAGCCGTTCACCGCCCAGGTGCTCAAAGAAAAGATCGAGAAGATCTTCGAACGCGTCAACGGCTGA
- a CDS encoding protein phosphatase CheZ, with the protein MDSSQTSLGEFESTLKKHAQELVESLERGRFGEAVQLIHELNQTRDRGLYQEVGKLTRELHSAIVSFQIDPTMPQAEEVSQITDATERLSYVVKLTEGAANRTMDLVEESTPVLNDLSSEAKALSTDWQRFMRREVAAPEFRELVKRVDSFLTHSAEGNRKVAGHLNDILLAQDYQDLTGQVIKRVTSLVTEVESNLLKLVLMASQVDRFAGIQHDHDQLRAEKDLEKHPTRGEGPQIHADKREDVVSGQDDVDDLLSSLGF; encoded by the coding sequence ATGGATTCATCACAAACGTCATTGGGCGAGTTCGAATCGACCCTGAAGAAACATGCCCAGGAGTTGGTCGAAAGCCTGGAGCGGGGTCGTTTCGGCGAGGCGGTACAGCTGATTCACGAGCTGAACCAGACCCGCGACCGTGGCCTGTATCAGGAAGTCGGCAAGCTCACCCGCGAGTTGCACAGCGCTATCGTCAGTTTCCAGATCGACCCGACCATGCCACAGGCTGAGGAGGTGTCGCAGATTACCGACGCTACCGAGCGCCTGTCTTACGTGGTCAAGCTGACCGAAGGGGCGGCCAACCGCACCATGGACCTGGTCGAAGAAAGCACCCCGGTGCTCAACGACCTGTCCAGCGAAGCCAAGGCCCTGAGTACCGACTGGCAGCGCTTCATGCGCCGCGAGGTGGCTGCGCCAGAGTTCCGCGAGCTGGTCAAACGCGTCGACAGTTTCCTGACGCACAGCGCTGAAGGTAACCGCAAGGTTGCCGGCCATCTCAACGATATTCTGCTGGCTCAGGACTATCAGGACCTGACCGGCCAGGTGATCAAGCGCGTCACCAGCCTGGTGACCGAGGTGGAAAGCAACCTGCTCAAACTGGTGCTGATGGCCAGCCAGGTCGACCGTTTTGCTGGTATCCAGCATGACCACGATCAACTGCGCGCAGAAAAAGATCTAGAAAAACATCCGACTCGGGGTGAAGGTCCGCAGATTCATGCCGATAAGCGTGAAGACGTTGTGTCCGGTCAGGACGATGTCGATGATTTGCTGTCCAGCCTGGGTTTTTAA
- a CDS encoding chemotaxis protein CheA: protein MSFGADEEILQDFLVEAGEILEQLSEQLVELESRPDDADLLNAIFRGFHTVKGGAGFLQLNELVECCHIAENVFDILRKGERRVDAELMDVVLEALDTVNSMFGQVRERAEVTPATPELLAALSRLAEPGGAEVAQAAAAPAPSAEAPVAATAPADDQDITDSEFEQLLDSLDAVKAQAAVDEQMQGEAVSGEGDEITDAEFESLLDQLHGKGQFSVDVVVQPVALPADAASDEITDEEFESLLDQLHGKDTFQADVLPAAKAPAPVAVDHSAASDEISEHEFEALLDQLHGKGKFGGDVAAAEAPAVAKAQAPAQAQTDSLPVAKPAAAAPAPAAASKPAPAPRAPAPAVEKHAVSEAETTVRVDTARLDEIMNMVGELVLVRNRLVRLGLNSGDEAMSKAVSNLDVVTADLQTAVMKTRMQPIKKVFGRFPRLVRDLARQLKKEINLELVGEETDLDKNLVEALADPLVHLVRNAVDHGVEMPDEREASGKARTGRVVLSAEQEGDHILLSISDDGKGMDPNILRAKAVEKGLMDKDAAERLSESDCYNLIFAPGFSTKTEISDVSGRGVGMDVVKTKISQLNGSINIYSAKGQGSKIVIKVPLTLAIMPTLMVMLGNQAFAFPLVNVNEIFHLDLSRTNVVDGQEVVIVRDKALPLFYLKRWLVQGQVHEEQHEGHVVILSVGTQRIGFVVDQLVGQEEVVIKPLGKMLQGTPGMSGATITGDGRIALILDVPSMLKRYAARRI from the coding sequence ATGAGCTTCGGCGCCGATGAAGAAATCCTCCAGGATTTCCTGGTAGAAGCCGGCGAAATTCTTGAGCAACTGTCCGAGCAACTGGTCGAGCTGGAAAGCCGACCTGACGATGCCGACCTGCTCAATGCGATCTTTCGCGGTTTCCACACTGTAAAAGGGGGCGCCGGCTTCCTTCAGCTGAACGAGCTGGTGGAGTGCTGCCATATTGCCGAGAACGTGTTCGACATCCTGCGCAAAGGTGAGCGCCGGGTCGATGCGGAACTGATGGACGTGGTGCTTGAAGCACTGGATACGGTCAACAGTATGTTTGGCCAGGTACGCGAGCGCGCAGAGGTGACACCGGCCACCCCCGAGCTGCTGGCGGCCCTGTCGCGCCTGGCCGAACCCGGTGGCGCCGAGGTTGCGCAAGCGGCTGCGGCCCCGGCACCGTCAGCCGAGGCGCCTGTTGCGGCCACGGCCCCTGCCGATGACCAGGACATTACCGACAGCGAGTTTGAACAGCTGCTCGATTCGCTCGATGCGGTCAAGGCGCAAGCGGCGGTCGACGAGCAGATGCAGGGCGAGGCTGTCAGTGGCGAAGGTGACGAAATCACTGATGCCGAATTCGAGTCGCTGCTCGACCAGTTGCACGGCAAAGGCCAGTTCAGTGTCGACGTCGTGGTGCAACCGGTCGCCTTGCCTGCAGACGCGGCAAGCGACGAAATTACCGACGAAGAATTCGAATCGTTGCTCGACCAGTTGCATGGCAAGGACACTTTCCAGGCCGACGTCTTGCCTGCTGCCAAAGCGCCGGCGCCGGTCGCGGTTGACCACAGCGCTGCCAGCGACGAAATCAGCGAGCACGAGTTCGAGGCCCTGCTGGACCAGTTGCACGGCAAAGGCAAGTTTGGTGGTGACGTTGCTGCGGCCGAGGCCCCGGCTGTCGCCAAGGCGCAAGCGCCTGCCCAGGCCCAAACCGACAGCCTGCCAGTGGCCAAACCAGCCGCTGCTGCCCCGGCGCCTGCGGCCGCCAGCAAGCCTGCGCCGGCCCCCCGTGCGCCGGCGCCGGCTGTAGAGAAGCATGCTGTCAGCGAAGCGGAAACCACCGTTCGCGTCGACACCGCGCGCCTGGACGAAATCATGAATATGGTCGGCGAACTGGTGCTGGTGCGTAACCGCCTGGTGCGTCTGGGCCTGAACAGCGGCGACGAGGCCATGTCCAAGGCTGTGTCCAACCTCGACGTGGTCACGGCCGACTTGCAGACGGCGGTGATGAAAACCCGCATGCAGCCGATCAAGAAAGTGTTCGGCCGCTTCCCGCGCCTGGTGCGCGACCTTGCCCGCCAGCTGAAGAAAGAGATCAACCTGGAGCTGGTCGGCGAAGAGACTGACCTGGACAAGAACCTGGTCGAGGCCCTGGCCGACCCGTTGGTGCACCTGGTGCGCAACGCCGTCGACCATGGTGTCGAGATGCCCGATGAGCGTGAAGCCTCTGGCAAGGCCCGCACCGGCCGTGTGGTGCTGTCGGCCGAACAGGAAGGTGACCACATCCTGCTGTCGATCTCTGACGACGGCAAGGGCATGGACCCGAACATCCTGCGCGCCAAGGCCGTGGAAAAAGGCCTGATGGACAAAGATGCCGCTGAGCGCCTGAGCGAGTCGGACTGCTACAACCTGATCTTCGCCCCTGGCTTTTCGACCAAGACCGAGATTTCCGATGTGTCTGGCCGTGGCGTGGGCATGGACGTGGTGAAAACCAAGATTTCCCAGCTCAACGGTTCGATCAACATCTACTCGGCCAAGGGCCAGGGCTCGAAGATCGTCATCAAGGTACCGCTGACCTTGGCGATCATGCCCACCCTGATGGTGATGCTGGGCAACCAGGCGTTTGCCTTCCCGCTGGTCAACGTCAACGAGATCTTCCACCTCGACCTGTCGCGCACCAACGTGGTCGACGGCCAGGAAGTGGTGATCGTGCGCGACAAGGCGCTGCCGCTGTTCTACCTCAAGCGCTGGCTGGTACAGGGCCAGGTGCACGAAGAGCAGCACGAGGGCCACGTGGTGATCCTGTCGGTCGGCACGCAGCGCATCGGCTTTGTCGTCGATCAACTGGTTGGCCAGGAAGAAGTGGTAATCAAGCCGCTGGGCAAGATGTTGCAGGGCACCCCGGGCATGTCCGGGGCCACCATCACCGGTGACGGTCGCATCGCGTTGATTCTCGACGTCCCGAGCATGCTCAAGCGTTACGCCGCGCGGCGTATTTGA
- a CDS encoding protein-glutamate methylesterase/protein-glutamine glutaminase, giving the protein MAVKVLVVDDSGFFRRRVSEILSADPTIQVVGTATNGKEAIDQALALKPDVITMDYEMPMMDGITAVRHIMQRCPTPVLMFSSLTHEGARVTLDALDAGAVDYLPKNFEDISRNPEKVKQMLCEKVHTISRSNRRLGSYARPAPVAAPAPASSPAPASSFANPAPARPAAPARAAAPAAHAPAPKRKPYKLVAIGTSTGGPVALQRVLTQLPANFPAPIVLIQHMPAAFTKAFAERLDKLCRISVKEAEDGDVLRPGLALLAPGGKQMMIDGRGTVKILPGDERLNYKPCVDITFGSAAKSYGDKVLSVVLTGMGADGREGARLLKQGGSTVWAQDEASCVIYGMPMAIVKANLADAVYSLDEIGKHLVEACV; this is encoded by the coding sequence ATGGCAGTCAAGGTCCTGGTGGTGGATGATTCCGGTTTCTTCCGCCGCCGCGTCTCGGAAATCCTCTCGGCGGATCCGACGATCCAGGTAGTGGGTACCGCGACCAATGGCAAGGAAGCAATCGACCAGGCGCTGGCGCTCAAGCCTGATGTCATCACCATGGACTACGAAATGCCCATGATGGACGGCATCACCGCAGTGCGGCACATCATGCAGCGCTGCCCGACGCCGGTGTTGATGTTCTCCTCGCTGACCCACGAAGGGGCGCGCGTCACCCTCGACGCGCTGGATGCTGGCGCGGTGGATTACCTGCCGAAAAACTTCGAGGACATTTCGCGCAACCCCGAGAAGGTCAAGCAGATGCTGTGCGAGAAGGTGCATACCATTTCGCGCAGCAACCGTCGCCTTGGCAGCTATGCCAGGCCGGCACCGGTCGCCGCGCCTGCGCCGGCCAGCAGCCCTGCGCCCGCCAGCAGTTTCGCCAACCCGGCGCCGGCCCGCCCTGCGGCGCCTGCCCGTGCAGCGGCCCCGGCGGCGCACGCGCCAGCCCCCAAGCGCAAACCCTACAAGCTGGTGGCCATCGGCACCTCGACGGGCGGCCCGGTGGCCCTGCAGCGGGTATTGACCCAGCTGCCGGCCAACTTCCCGGCGCCGATCGTGTTGATCCAGCACATGCCGGCGGCGTTTACCAAGGCCTTTGCCGAACGCCTGGACAAGCTGTGCCGCATCAGCGTGAAGGAGGCCGAGGACGGCGACGTGCTGCGCCCAGGGCTGGCCCTGCTGGCCCCCGGCGGCAAACAGATGATGATCGACGGCCGTGGCACGGTGAAGATCCTGCCCGGTGACGAGCGCCTGAACTACAAGCCTTGCGTGGACATCACCTTCGGTTCGGCCGCGAAGTCGTACGGCGACAAGGTGCTGTCGGTGGTGCTCACCGGCATGGGCGCCGATGGCCGCGAAGGCGCGCGCCTGCTCAAGCAGGGCGGCAGTACCGTGTGGGCGCAGGATGAAGCCAGCTGCGTGATCTATGGCATGCCCATGGCCATCGTCAAAGCCAACCTGGCCGATGCGGTATACAGCCTGGACGAAATCGGCAAGCACCTGGTGGAGGCCTGCGTCTGA
- a CDS encoding flagellar motor protein: MDVLSLIGLILAFVAIVGGNFLEGGHAGALVNGPAALIVLGGTLAAALLQSPLSSFKRALQILRWILFPPRVDLAGGIDRVVNWSLTARKEGLLGLEGVADAEPDPYARKGLQLLVDGAEPEAIRSILEVDFLTQESRDIQAAKVFESMGGYAPTIGIIGAVMGLIHVMGNLADPSQLGNGIAVAFVATIYGVASANLILLPIANKLKANVMRQSRYREMLLEGLLSIAEGENPRSIELKLQGFME; encoded by the coding sequence ATGGACGTGCTCAGCCTGATCGGCCTGATTCTCGCCTTTGTCGCCATCGTCGGTGGCAACTTCCTGGAGGGGGGGCATGCCGGTGCCCTGGTCAACGGCCCGGCAGCGCTGATCGTGTTGGGTGGCACCCTGGCGGCAGCCTTGTTGCAGTCGCCGCTGTCCTCCTTCAAGCGCGCCTTGCAGATTTTGCGCTGGATCCTGTTTCCGCCGCGGGTCGACCTGGCGGGTGGCATAGACCGCGTGGTGAACTGGAGCCTGACCGCACGCAAGGAAGGCCTGCTGGGCCTGGAAGGCGTGGCCGATGCCGAGCCCGACCCGTATGCGCGCAAGGGCCTGCAGCTGCTGGTGGACGGCGCCGAGCCAGAAGCCATCCGCAGTATCCTTGAAGTCGATTTTCTGACCCAGGAAAGCCGTGACATCCAGGCTGCCAAGGTGTTCGAGAGCATGGGCGGCTACGCGCCGACCATCGGCATCATCGGTGCGGTGATGGGCCTGATCCACGTGATGGGCAACCTGGCCGACCCGTCGCAGTTGGGCAATGGCATTGCTGTGGCCTTTGTCGCCACCATTTACGGCGTGGCCAGCGCCAACCTGATCCTGCTGCCGATCGCCAACAAGCTCAAGGCCAACGTCATGCGCCAGTCGCGCTACCGCGAGATGCTGCTCGAAGGCTTGTTGTCGATTGCCGAGGGTGAAAACCCGCGCTCGATCGAGTTGAAGCTGCAAGGCTTCATGGAGTAA